From Algoriphagus sp. NG3, the proteins below share one genomic window:
- a CDS encoding LytTR family DNA-binding domain-containing protein — protein sequence MTNQLRIGLIDDEQSGLSVLEEFIKMIPGFIVSFAVTDPLIGFKMACERKADVIITDVKMPETGGLFIAGKLMELKIPVIFCSAYPEFLRNGYAVDAVDFLTKPADYDLLENALRRAASKIPAIPATGIAYDLDHIYVKAYGAATLDKIELKEVYYFEQKGNYTYIYFKDMHIVSVSRLNTVRSLLSPRQFVQIHRSYILNLYHIKRIHTSYVELLDGISVPVGRSYQKSLKSLVEYRTV from the coding sequence ATGACAAATCAGCTACGAATAGGGCTAATAGATGATGAGCAGTCTGGCTTATCTGTATTAGAGGAATTCATAAAAATGATACCAGGCTTTATTGTTTCTTTTGCAGTTACCGATCCTTTGATCGGCTTCAAAATGGCATGTGAAAGGAAAGCTGATGTGATTATTACCGATGTGAAAATGCCCGAAACCGGAGGTTTGTTTATCGCAGGTAAACTTATGGAATTGAAAATCCCGGTGATTTTCTGCTCAGCATATCCCGAATTTCTTCGCAATGGATATGCGGTAGATGCGGTGGATTTTCTGACAAAACCTGCAGATTACGACCTATTGGAAAATGCGCTCAGAAGAGCTGCTTCAAAAATACCTGCGATCCCCGCCACAGGCATTGCTTATGATCTGGATCATATCTATGTTAAAGCGTATGGGGCAGCCACCTTGGATAAAATAGAACTTAAAGAGGTTTATTACTTTGAACAGAAAGGAAATTACACCTATATCTACTTTAAGGATATGCACATAGTATCCGTTTCCAGACTGAATACAGTAAGAAGTCTTTTGTCCCCGAGACAATTTGTACAAATACACAGGTCTTATATCCTTAATCTTTACCATATTAAGAGAATTCATACCAGCTATGTCGAGCTACTTGATGGGATTTCAGTGCCGGTAGGACGTAGCTATCAAAAATCGCTAAAATCATTAGTTGAATATCGTACGGTGTAA
- a CDS encoding lantibiotic dehydratase, which yields MDYIFRLPLVDFDITNQDQIIKNWTWIQRAIEFSSESMYREINDREYLSLNSKIKLKIHKFLLRGRYRATPFGFWAGVGIGKWTDKTISCISTETKLLPYKQNGFNYLKEVQHNILHPYVKNPSLIKLSHAFRFYAYSKTRQYWECKLLERNSILDAVEEYISDHKKIDFGSFVSFFESNDLERIKSIWLSIAETGLLHPLEPTGFKIKNHAGEKKVDLVLKHPIHLSKKIRDRLALIAEEMGALFIPNTNQVLINFKRWFEDQFDDRQVLLSEVIKHPEFSMDRLIPPLDNRKQEKSVPQLEQKRWEGVESIDLSKYFPKVPIPKDLNLDVVFRVIDNDEITVENLVCDRPFVYTGRFSRDPNIGDYLRNMMMPEMMDRKDILFAELLLFESEKANYISATSSFLSKKICLFTPTSDTSTLKGEDIYIGLVGGKFELFDINLEQRIVPVVQHPLNPSQISHPLTRLVWEIAHQSTRKFMVYSEPEFVNPSYIPRIMWKNQVLQGKRWTLHIDNYLSADDLAGYIESQNLPHPLMAGAHDLELLIHWRNYEDLQVLWAELKKRKTLYLFEALWVGKSPFKSGSGEQKYPQIVKNIQVGKQCNPDIPAKNPQINKDQEWVYLQIAMSEQQVGSFLRKYLPRLISELPPTLLPDKWFYLVYPYPYCQIRLRFKICPSLQSEFKNYVIPKLISSNKAFVVKIRDYYPEYHKYSLHSVNISTSLFHMECRMLLGEGLTSPKVLLLENPQYREAVILELWTAMLTAYPLPNALLREFKAYIDLLPMTTLKKIKAAPYPKGVPLISTQFKSRYSEVFQNHLWFSDPEFSTILLSNHFHMLVNRTFPIVARVHEEQLVFWLYKFLSRRIHCREGDAPYLGQADRRH from the coding sequence ATGGACTATATTTTCAGATTACCACTTGTTGATTTTGACATTACAAATCAAGATCAGATTATCAAAAACTGGACTTGGATACAAAGGGCTATTGAGTTCTCTTCAGAAAGTATGTACAGGGAAATAAACGACAGAGAATATCTATCCCTGAACAGCAAAATCAAACTTAAAATCCATAAATTCCTGCTCAGAGGCAGGTATAGAGCTACACCATTTGGATTTTGGGCTGGAGTAGGTATTGGTAAATGGACGGATAAGACGATCAGTTGTATATCGACCGAGACCAAATTACTTCCATATAAGCAAAATGGATTTAACTACCTGAAAGAAGTCCAACACAATATTCTTCATCCATATGTGAAAAATCCTTCCCTGATTAAATTATCACATGCCTTTAGATTTTACGCATATAGCAAAACAAGACAATACTGGGAATGTAAGCTTTTGGAAAGAAACAGTATCCTTGATGCCGTCGAGGAGTATATCAGCGATCATAAGAAAATAGATTTTGGCAGTTTTGTCAGTTTTTTTGAATCCAATGACCTAGAAAGAATAAAATCTATTTGGCTTTCTATAGCGGAAACAGGGCTCCTTCATCCTTTAGAACCGACCGGATTTAAAATCAAGAATCATGCAGGAGAAAAGAAGGTGGATTTAGTCCTGAAGCACCCCATTCACCTATCAAAGAAAATCCGGGACAGACTCGCACTAATTGCCGAGGAAATGGGTGCTTTGTTTATTCCAAATACAAATCAGGTTTTAATTAACTTCAAGAGGTGGTTTGAGGATCAGTTTGATGACAGACAAGTGCTGTTAAGTGAGGTAATCAAACATCCTGAATTTTCAATGGACAGGCTAATTCCCCCACTGGATAACAGAAAGCAGGAAAAATCAGTCCCTCAATTAGAGCAGAAGAGATGGGAAGGGGTGGAATCAATCGATCTGAGTAAGTATTTTCCGAAAGTGCCAATACCCAAGGATTTAAATCTTGACGTTGTCTTCAGGGTTATAGATAACGATGAGATCACCGTTGAAAACCTCGTGTGTGATAGACCCTTTGTTTACACCGGGAGGTTCAGCAGGGATCCTAACATCGGGGATTATCTAAGAAACATGATGATGCCGGAGATGATGGACAGGAAAGATATTCTTTTTGCTGAGCTGTTATTATTTGAATCGGAAAAAGCCAATTACATCAGCGCTACCAGTTCTTTTTTGTCTAAAAAGATATGCCTTTTCACTCCGACTTCTGACACTTCTACTCTGAAAGGGGAAGATATCTATATAGGTCTAGTGGGAGGAAAATTTGAGCTGTTTGACATCAATTTAGAACAAAGGATAGTTCCTGTGGTGCAGCACCCATTAAACCCTTCGCAGATAAGCCACCCATTGACCCGGTTGGTTTGGGAAATAGCCCATCAATCAACACGAAAATTTATGGTGTACTCTGAACCTGAATTTGTGAACCCATCATATATCCCAAGAATCATGTGGAAGAATCAGGTTCTCCAGGGAAAACGCTGGACATTGCATATTGATAATTACTTATCTGCGGATGACCTGGCCGGGTATATAGAATCACAAAATCTTCCCCACCCCCTAATGGCTGGAGCACATGATCTGGAATTACTTATCCATTGGAGAAACTACGAAGACCTTCAAGTACTTTGGGCAGAATTAAAGAAGCGGAAAACATTATATCTTTTTGAAGCGCTATGGGTAGGAAAATCACCATTCAAGAGTGGTAGCGGAGAGCAAAAATACCCTCAAATCGTCAAAAACATCCAAGTAGGCAAACAATGTAATCCTGATATACCCGCCAAAAACCCACAAATAAACAAAGATCAGGAATGGGTATATTTACAAATCGCCATGTCAGAGCAGCAGGTAGGCTCTTTTTTAAGAAAATACCTGCCTAGACTAATCAGTGAATTACCTCCAACTCTTCTTCCTGATAAATGGTTTTATCTGGTGTATCCTTATCCCTATTGCCAGATTCGCCTCCGGTTCAAAATCTGCCCTTCCCTACAGTCAGAATTTAAAAATTATGTAATCCCAAAGTTAATCAGTAGTAATAAGGCATTTGTCGTAAAGATCAGGGATTATTATCCTGAATACCACAAGTACAGTTTGCACTCTGTAAACATTTCCACCTCACTGTTTCATATGGAATGTAGGATGCTATTGGGAGAGGGACTAACAAGCCCAAAGGTTTTACTATTGGAAAACCCACAGTACAGGGAAGCAGTGATTCTGGAACTTTGGACTGCAATGCTGACTGCCTATCCTTTACCCAATGCCCTTCTGAGAGAATTCAAAGCCTATATTGATCTGCTTCCCATGACAACACTGAAAAAAATCAAAGCAGCGCCTTATCCAAAAGGTGTACCTCTTATATCCACCCAATTTAAAAGCAGGTATAGTGAAGTCTTCCAGAACCACCTCTGGTTTTCTGACCCTGAATTCAGCACGATTCTACTAAGCAATCATTTCCATATGTTAGTCAACAGGACTTTTCCTATTGTGGCGAGGGTACATGAGGAACAATTAGTTTTTTGGTTGTACAAATTTCTTTCCAGAAGGATCCATTGCAGGGAAGGAGACGCACCATACCTAGGGCAGGCTGACAGACGCCATTAA
- a CDS encoding MauE/DoxX family redox-associated membrane protein → MNRTFSIPLILLWTYTGLDKLVRWDASRKAFLNQPMPNELEEVLAFAIPGIELLIALLLLFSVTRWWGYLGSALLLTVFTTYVGLIWVGAFPRVPCNCAGILESLGWAEHFWLNLGFIGVAVWGMRWEDLKN, encoded by the coding sequence ATGAACAGAACCTTTAGTATTCCCCTTATTCTCCTCTGGACCTATACCGGCTTGGATAAGCTGGTCCGCTGGGATGCCAGCAGGAAGGCTTTTCTAAACCAGCCGATGCCCAATGAGCTGGAAGAAGTCTTGGCATTTGCCATACCGGGAATAGAGTTGCTGATCGCCCTGCTCCTACTCTTTTCGGTAACCCGGTGGTGGGGATACCTAGGCAGTGCCTTACTGCTTACCGTCTTCACCACTTATGTGGGACTGATCTGGGTGGGAGCTTTTCCCAGGGTGCCGTGCAACTGCGCAGGGATATTGGAGAGTCTGGGATGGGCGGAGCACTTCTGGTTGAATCTGGGGTTTATTGGGGTGGCGGTGTGGGGAATGAGATGGGAAGATTTGAAGAACTAG
- a CDS encoding FecR family protein — protein sequence MDIENKYREFYKGKLSESQAKEFLEFLESKEAEDLLSTEIIQLWSDTIKEGDLSIDTHGLWKKINQKRDIYTVPVRDKEPKIKKVASLTWLRAAVVFVILGLAALFYMQIRQEKDHSFELALEDAIITNSNELGEKTKVTLEDGSVVYLNSQSSITYPKNFKNNRSIQLEGEAFFEVVKDPDHPFVVDAKGIVTTALGTSFNISTFNKDQKVAVTLLTGKVKLNQSGKETYIELNPGEESLLSTDLPEMRKYKVKSADKILWTQGILHFDEAALDEMVEILQRWYGVTIRVNGQPQALNASGVFDNQESLRNVLNVMSKTLEFEFVMDDQEITLNFN from the coding sequence ATGGATATTGAAAATAAGTATAGGGAGTTTTATAAAGGAAAACTCTCCGAATCACAAGCAAAGGAGTTTTTGGAATTTCTGGAAAGCAAGGAAGCTGAAGACCTCCTTTCCACAGAGATTATCCAGCTGTGGTCTGATACGATCAAAGAGGGGGATTTGTCCATAGACACCCATGGACTCTGGAAAAAGATCAATCAAAAAAGGGATATCTATACAGTACCTGTCCGGGATAAAGAGCCCAAAATAAAGAAAGTTGCCAGCCTCACCTGGCTAAGGGCGGCAGTGGTTTTTGTTATACTTGGGCTGGCTGCTCTCTTCTACATGCAAATCAGGCAAGAAAAAGACCACAGCTTTGAGCTAGCACTTGAGGATGCCATTATAACCAATTCCAATGAACTAGGTGAGAAAACGAAAGTAACGCTGGAAGATGGATCGGTGGTTTACCTCAATTCACAAAGCAGCATTACCTATCCTAAAAACTTTAAGAATAACCGATCTATCCAACTGGAGGGAGAGGCATTTTTCGAGGTAGTCAAAGACCCTGATCATCCCTTTGTGGTAGATGCCAAAGGAATTGTAACCACGGCGCTAGGTACCTCCTTTAATATTTCAACTTTTAACAAAGATCAAAAAGTGGCGGTGACCTTACTCACAGGGAAGGTAAAGCTAAACCAGTCAGGAAAGGAAACCTATATCGAGCTTAATCCAGGTGAAGAGTCACTGCTTTCTACTGACTTGCCTGAGATGCGGAAATATAAAGTGAAGTCAGCGGACAAAATACTGTGGACTCAGGGAATCCTTCACTTTGACGAAGCTGCCCTTGATGAAATGGTGGAGATACTGCAGCGCTGGTATGGGGTCACTATTAGAGTAAATGGACAGCCACAGGCATTAAATGCCTCAGGGGTTTTTGATAATCAGGAGTCTCTCAGAAATGTGTTGAACGTGATGAGCAAAACACTGGAATTTGAATTTGTAATGGATGATCAGGAGATAACCTTAAATTTTAACTAA
- a CDS encoding RNA polymerase sigma factor — MEQSNPISLQHIVRKISQGDEYSFEELFRLFSKKIYNVSRKMRLGHEEAEEVVQDVFLSIWKNRASLDPELSINAYMIAIIRSLVIKKNRKDARFFAFQQYQIPLIDQTSSDTPQDDLIYSEFHGLSMEIIEKLPPSQKQVFKMRHLEDNSFEEIAEKLNVSQRTVENQAFRATKWVKKRLSILEIVSVSSWFIQIKILFDAIIN, encoded by the coding sequence TTGGAACAATCAAATCCCATTTCTTTACAACATATCGTAAGAAAAATTTCTCAAGGGGATGAGTATTCCTTTGAGGAATTGTTCAGGCTATTTTCCAAAAAGATTTACAATGTCTCTAGGAAAATGCGACTGGGCCATGAAGAAGCAGAGGAAGTTGTGCAGGATGTGTTTTTAAGTATCTGGAAAAACAGGGCAAGTCTCGACCCGGAACTTTCCATCAATGCTTATATGATAGCTATTATTAGGTCACTCGTAATCAAGAAAAACAGAAAAGACGCACGATTTTTTGCTTTTCAGCAATACCAGATTCCATTGATCGATCAGACCTCTTCCGATACTCCGCAGGATGATTTGATTTATTCTGAATTCCACGGTCTATCCATGGAAATCATAGAAAAACTACCTCCCTCGCAAAAGCAGGTTTTTAAAATGAGGCATTTGGAGGACAATTCCTTTGAAGAGATAGCGGAGAAATTGAATGTCTCCCAGCGAACCGTTGAAAATCAGGCTTTCCGGGCCACAAAATGGGTCAAGAAACGGCTTTCCATTCTTGAAATAGTATCTGTAAGTAGTTGGTTTATACAGATTAAAATTCTATTTGATGCTATTATTAACTGA
- a CDS encoding histidine kinase, which yields MSYNQYPLPDNQFGRLNRWFSTIFRWPLLLLLLPWLVYFILDLITTLLILDVNIELGIPILHAVFGFLVLIVFFYFSFDYTILKKNYLSGEVYTLLLLCGITSIKYLWIAYLNPAFGINRVIVANEMMRLFHFMGFSFFVWMCYRYYLSVQHKLKVKVKLTELEMAHVSLQLSPHFTMNVLNELLAKVTLVSKPVFFTLSRMSRILKYHYFSTEKSDQLEEELSIVNEYLELQQQRFNCPLHLDFKANTPEGVTSNLFIPKKLLLTLVENVFKHGDVRDSDFPPVFSTSIYYTANGSPAFLLSIVNKLKAPHSKIDSTGFGIKAVCFLLEAYFPGRNFVTQSFSEFEHALLLVIEYEIEHVVTNTQRDDNKPCEIPCGL from the coding sequence ATGTCTTATAACCAATATCCTTTGCCAGACAACCAATTCGGTAGGTTAAACCGCTGGTTTTCGACTATATTCAGATGGCCTCTCCTTCTTCTGTTGCTTCCTTGGCTTGTCTATTTCATTCTGGATCTGATTACTACCTTACTGATTTTAGATGTTAATATAGAATTGGGAATCCCTATACTTCATGCCGTTTTTGGATTTTTGGTACTTATAGTATTCTTCTATTTCTCCTTCGACTATACAATCCTAAAGAAGAACTACCTTTCTGGAGAAGTATATACTTTACTTTTGCTATGCGGAATCACTAGTATAAAATATCTGTGGATCGCCTATCTCAATCCAGCCTTTGGCATCAATAGAGTTATAGTGGCAAATGAAATGATGAGGCTTTTTCATTTCATGGGGTTCTCATTCTTTGTCTGGATGTGTTACAGGTACTATTTGTCAGTCCAGCACAAATTAAAGGTAAAGGTCAAATTAACTGAGTTGGAAATGGCGCATGTTTCCTTACAGCTTAGCCCGCATTTTACAATGAATGTATTGAATGAACTGCTGGCCAAAGTCACCTTAGTCTCCAAGCCTGTATTTTTTACCCTGAGTAGGATGTCTAGAATTCTCAAGTACCATTATTTCTCAACAGAAAAATCCGACCAGCTTGAAGAAGAACTCTCAATTGTAAATGAATACCTGGAATTGCAACAACAGCGGTTTAATTGTCCTTTACACCTGGATTTTAAAGCAAATACGCCTGAAGGAGTGACCAGCAATTTGTTTATACCGAAAAAGCTACTCCTGACACTTGTAGAGAATGTATTCAAGCACGGGGATGTCAGGGACAGCGATTTTCCGCCGGTATTCTCTACTTCCATCTACTATACAGCAAATGGATCTCCCGCCTTTTTATTAAGCATTGTCAACAAACTAAAGGCTCCACATTCCAAAATCGATTCAACTGGATTTGGAATCAAAGCGGTTTGCTTCCTTCTGGAAGCGTATTTTCCCGGACGGAATTTCGTGACCCAGTCCTTTTCGGAATTTGAGCATGCCCTGTTACTGGTTATCGAATATGAAATCGAGCATGTCGTAACCAATACACAGAGGGATGATAATAAACCCTGCGAGATTCCATGTGGCCTTTGA
- a CDS encoding DUF5675 family protein — protein sequence MDLVLDREYWPGGTNGTLLLDGNILCHCIEPPAAYFRADTACIPEGNYELELIPDTPMQRISLFRCPNGIRSERPTEVELCLKQLQRNIVPVSGITGEGRGVPSPKAWANLLHLIGQTRQRGKKATLEIRSYPEQARNPDFVLGFVMRDKITRKSDCLETAAWRRHGSVENCNAASDFEIILGRNRNANA from the coding sequence ATGGATCTGGTACTGGACCGGGAATACTGGCCCGGAGGAACCAACGGCACACTGCTGCTGGACGGCAACATACTATGCCACTGCATAGAGCCCCCGGCAGCCTACTTCAGGGCGGATACCGCCTGTATTCCTGAAGGCAACTACGAACTGGAACTGATCCCCGACACTCCCATGCAGCGGATCAGCCTGTTCAGATGCCCAAATGGGATCAGGTCGGAGAGGCCTACAGAAGTGGAACTGTGCCTGAAGCAACTGCAACGTAACATCGTCCCGGTGTCTGGAATTACGGGAGAAGGCAGGGGAGTTCCCAGTCCAAAAGCCTGGGCAAACCTCCTTCACCTGATAGGTCAGACACGGCAAAGAGGTAAAAAGGCCACACTGGAGATAAGGAGCTATCCAGAACAAGCCCGGAATCCGGATTTTGTATTAGGTTTCGTAATGAGGGATAAAATTACGAGAAAATCAGACTGTTTGGAGACTGCAGCATGGCGCCGCCATGGTTCAGTCGAAAACTGTAACGCAGCTTCTGATTTTGAAATAATTTTAGGCCGTAATAGAAATGCTAATGCATAA
- a CDS encoding DUF6520 family protein, which yields MNKVKGALPIIAFVFAAFAAFAFSSPKSLTGEYGLSGSTWYDVTGINPDEDTYVCNEDETQNCLFDQAFGMGQPISSEVDKIFVVQNAANLRLAE from the coding sequence ATGAATAAAGTAAAGGGCGCTTTGCCCATAATCGCTTTTGTATTTGCTGCCTTTGCAGCATTTGCGTTTAGCAGTCCAAAATCCCTTACAGGAGAATATGGTCTTTCAGGAAGTACTTGGTACGACGTCACCGGAATCAATCCTGATGAAGACACTTATGTCTGTAATGAAGACGAAACACAAAACTGTCTTTTCGATCAAGCTTTCGGAATGGGACAACCCATTTCTTCAGAAGTAGATAAGATTTTTGTGGTTCAAAACGCAGCTAACCTAAGACTGGCTGAGTAA